In Methanonatronarchaeum sp. AMET-Sl, one genomic interval encodes:
- a CDS encoding methyltransferase domain-containing protein gives MIKKISRKLEKIFSESSLYFKIYAAPYHRVVKREIELTKKHGNLKPPLLNIGCGSMPFTTYYLARETDLEVVAVDQDSEMTDLAKKTIKKLGLENKITVINKKASEIDFKEYQAVYTALHLKNKKKVYNQFMETAPQGSRFLVREPRKTFKNHYEELNNNSVDLVKHRLVTFDRTCLYIKD, from the coding sequence TTGATAAAAAAAATATCAAGAAAACTAGAGAAAATATTCAGTGAATCATCCCTCTACTTCAAGATCTATGCCGCACCATACCATAGAGTAGTTAAGAGAGAGATAGAGCTAACAAAAAAACACGGTAACCTAAAACCACCATTGTTAAACATTGGTTGTGGCAGCATGCCGTTCACCACATACTACTTAGCCAGAGAAACAGACCTCGAAGTAGTTGCAGTAGACCAAGACAGTGAAATGACAGATCTAGCTAAAAAAACAATCAAAAAACTGGGTCTGGAAAACAAAATAACTGTAATAAATAAAAAGGCAAGTGAAATCGATTTCAAGGAATACCAAGCCGTATACACAGCGCTGCACCTAAAAAATAAAAAAAAGGTCTATAACCAGTTTATGGAGACAGCCCCCCAAGGATCTAGGTTTTTAGTAAGGGAACCTAGAAAGACCTTCAAAAACCACTACGAAGAACTAAATAATAACTCGGTCGACCTTGTTAAACATAGATTGGTTACATTTGATAGAACCTGTCTGTACATTAAAGATTGA